A single genomic interval of Tenuifilum sp. 4138str harbors:
- a CDS encoding IS256 family transposase, variant Zn-binding type, with amino-acid sequence MCFYCGSKRTKKNGSRNGIQIYKCNDCQRQFLGGQRIDNRTLWLEYTEGKQTYSQLALKYGVSVRTIQRRLDKVFVSQQFYRPKESIVLMDTTYFGRDFGVMVFKDTEGHHLYWKYVKYETISEYVAGIRHLENQGIKVKGIVCDGRKGLFKALQDYPVQMCQYHQVAIVTRYITRKPKVQASRELKEIVHLLPHTDKESFWGALDEWHSKWEEYINTRAINPETGKSRYVHKRLRSAYKSLEHNKQYLFTWYDNMELGLPNTNNQLEGTFTALKNKLRNHNGLSRKRKEKFINEFLKASALGIVNK; translated from the coding sequence ATTTGTTTTTACTGTGGTTCGAAAAGGACGAAGAAAAATGGCTCAAGGAATGGTATCCAAATCTATAAATGCAACGACTGCCAACGCCAGTTTCTAGGAGGGCAGCGGATAGACAACCGGACTCTTTGGTTAGAATACACCGAAGGCAAACAAACCTACAGCCAACTGGCATTGAAATATGGTGTTTCGGTAAGAACCATTCAGCGACGGCTAGATAAAGTATTTGTATCCCAACAGTTCTATAGGCCTAAGGAAAGTATTGTTTTAATGGATACTACCTACTTTGGACGTGATTTTGGCGTCATGGTGTTTAAAGATACAGAAGGTCATCACCTGTACTGGAAGTATGTAAAGTACGAGACCATCAGTGAGTATGTTGCGGGCATAAGACACCTCGAAAACCAGGGTATAAAGGTAAAGGGCATTGTATGTGATGGGAGAAAAGGTTTATTCAAAGCATTGCAGGACTACCCCGTTCAAATGTGCCAGTACCACCAAGTGGCCATTGTAACGCGGTATATCACTAGAAAGCCTAAGGTTCAGGCATCGAGAGAGCTGAAAGAAATCGTTCATCTACTACCCCACACGGATAAGGAAAGCTTTTGGGGTGCACTTGACGAGTGGCATTCAAAATGGGAAGAGTACATAAACACAAGGGCTATTAACCCTGAAACCGGGAAAAGCCGGTATGTACACAAAAGGCTGAGGAGTGCCTACAAAAGTTTAGAGCACAATAAGCAATACCTGTTTACCTGGTACGACAACATGGAACTGGGGTTGCCCAACACTAATAATCAGCTTGAAGGGACTTTTACCGCTCTGAAAAACAAGCTTCGAAACCATAACGGGCTAAGCCGCAAACGTAAAGAAAAGTTTATAAATGAGTTTTTGAAGGCATCTGCTCTTGGAATTGTCAATAAATAA
- a CDS encoding adenosine kinase → MAKFLGLGNALVDILVQLPNDAKLFELNLPKGSMQLVDAERMQSILAQTEGLPRTLAAGGSAANTIHGLANLGMSTAFIGKVGDDSFGQAFANDMTQNGITPIMLKGNAESGRALAFITPDSERTFAVYLGAAIEMTPNDLNPSLFSGYTHFHIEGYLVQNHSLVRKAVELAKQSGCSISLDLASYNVVEENRDFLREIVENYVDIVFANEEEAKAFTGKMPVEALNELGKLADIAVVKLGAYGSIIKQGETTYEVGVIEVSSIDTTGAGDLYAAGFLYGLSKGLSLLKCGEIGAILSGHVIEVLGPKMDGTRWSKVKDLVLEVEKN, encoded by the coding sequence ATGGCAAAGTTTCTTGGACTTGGGAATGCATTGGTTGATATCCTTGTGCAGCTACCAAACGATGCAAAACTCTTTGAGCTGAATTTACCCAAAGGAAGCATGCAGCTAGTTGATGCTGAGCGCATGCAAAGCATACTGGCCCAGACCGAGGGGCTCCCCCGTACCCTTGCCGCAGGCGGAAGCGCTGCTAACACCATTCACGGCTTGGCAAATCTTGGCATGAGTACAGCTTTCATTGGCAAGGTGGGCGACGACTCGTTTGGCCAGGCTTTTGCTAACGATATGACGCAGAACGGCATTACACCAATAATGCTTAAGGGCAACGCCGAGTCGGGTAGGGCATTGGCCTTTATCACCCCCGATTCCGAGCGCACCTTTGCTGTTTACCTTGGTGCAGCCATTGAAATGACCCCTAACGACCTTAACCCCTCACTATTTAGTGGGTATACCCATTTTCATATTGAGGGTTACCTGGTGCAAAACCATAGTCTTGTAAGGAAAGCAGTGGAACTTGCCAAGCAGAGTGGTTGCAGCATTTCGCTGGATTTGGCAAGCTATAATGTAGTTGAGGAGAACCGTGATTTCCTCCGCGAAATAGTTGAAAACTATGTTGATATTGTATTTGCCAACGAGGAAGAGGCAAAAGCATTTACGGGTAAAATGCCCGTTGAGGCATTGAATGAACTTGGGAAGTTGGCCGATATTGCTGTTGTAAAGCTGGGAGCCTATGGCTCTATCATTAAGCAAGGTGAAACAACCTATGAGGTTGGAGTAATTGAAGTTTCAAGTATCGACACCACCGGAGCTGGCGATTTGTACGCAGCAGGGTTCCTTTACGGATTATCAAAAGGCCTTTCACTCCTTAAGTGTGGTGAAATAGGGGCTATTCTCTCCGGACATGTTATTGAGGTGCTTGGTCCAAAAATGGATGGTACACGCTGGAGTAAGGTAAAAGATCTTGTACTGGAGGTAGAGAAAAATTAA
- a CDS encoding NAD(P)-dependent oxidoreductase, with translation MSKRIVFAEPIGLNRTTADTFAAEMLKYGYEVVYFDTVPASQSDLQQRIQGAEVLVISNHPIAASTLQSCPSLKLISVAFTGVDHVPLDYCREHSINVCNAAGYSTTAVAELTLALAVSLLRNIVHFDAATRSGGTRSGFLGGELAGKTFGILGFGAIGQRVANLALAYGCKVIAHTRSPKPTPGVSFVELEELFRDSDILSLHLPATQQTVGLVNKSLISLMKPAAVIINTARGSIVDCMALSTALQKGQIAGAAIDVYEHEPPIEADHPLLKAPNTILLPHIAYATHEAIGKRASIVLDNIQKWILQNPQNVVV, from the coding sequence ATGAGTAAAAGAATAGTATTTGCTGAGCCCATAGGGCTTAACAGGACAACGGCAGACACGTTTGCAGCAGAAATGCTTAAATATGGCTATGAAGTGGTGTATTTCGATACCGTTCCAGCCTCACAGTCCGATTTGCAGCAGCGCATTCAAGGTGCTGAAGTGCTTGTTATCTCAAACCACCCCATTGCAGCATCAACCCTACAGTCGTGCCCCTCGCTTAAGCTAATTTCGGTAGCATTTACCGGGGTCGACCATGTTCCGCTCGATTACTGTAGGGAACACTCAATTAACGTGTGTAATGCTGCAGGATATAGTACAACAGCAGTGGCTGAGTTAACGTTAGCCCTAGCGGTTTCATTGCTCCGCAATATTGTTCATTTTGATGCTGCAACCCGTAGCGGGGGCACCCGTAGTGGTTTCTTAGGTGGCGAACTGGCTGGCAAAACATTCGGAATACTTGGGTTTGGTGCAATTGGTCAGCGAGTGGCTAACCTGGCATTAGCTTACGGATGTAAAGTTATAGCTCATACCCGTTCACCCAAGCCCACTCCCGGAGTTTCCTTTGTAGAGCTTGAAGAGCTGTTCAGAGACTCCGATATTTTATCGCTCCATCTACCTGCAACACAACAAACGGTGGGTTTAGTTAATAAGTCGCTGATAAGCCTGATGAAGCCAGCGGCGGTGATTATTAATACCGCCAGGGGCAGTATTGTGGATTGTATGGCTTTAAGTACAGCCCTTCAGAAAGGGCAGATAGCCGGGGCTGCTATTGATGTATATGAGCATGAGCCACCCATTGAGGCCGATCACCCATTACTCAAAGCCCCCAATACTATTTTACTACCCCACATTGCCTACGCCACCCACGAGGCAATCGGCAAGCGGGCAAGTATTGTTCTGGACAATATCCAAAAGTGGATTTTGCAAAACCCTCAGAATGTTGTAGTTTAG
- a CDS encoding DNA-3-methyladenine glycosylase: MRLDSQFYQRDVLEVAPDLLGKTLVRKFESGDELRVTITEVEAYRGTDDLGCHASKGMTERNRVMFARGGLVYVYLIYGMYWMFNVVTSVENNPQAVLVRGVTGADGPGKLTRLLAIDKSFYGEDLVTSNRLWLEDTGVAPSFITTPRIGIDYAGPYWSKVPWRFLLST; encoded by the coding sequence ATGCGGCTCGATAGTCAGTTCTACCAGCGCGATGTTCTTGAGGTGGCCCCTGACCTGCTGGGCAAAACACTGGTTCGAAAATTCGAAAGTGGCGACGAGTTACGGGTAACCATCACCGAGGTTGAGGCCTACCGCGGAACCGATGATTTGGGGTGCCATGCCAGCAAGGGCATGACCGAGCGTAACAGGGTGATGTTCGCACGGGGTGGGCTGGTTTACGTTTACCTTATCTACGGGATGTACTGGATGTTCAATGTGGTTACCTCGGTTGAAAACAATCCACAGGCCGTACTTGTAAGGGGGGTAACAGGAGCCGATGGCCCAGGAAAGCTTACCCGCTTGCTTGCCATTGACAAATCCTTTTATGGTGAGGATTTGGTGACCTCAAATCGCCTTTGGCTAGAGGATACCGGAGTTGCACCTAGTTTCATAACCACGCCCCGCATTGGAATTGACTATGCCGGGCCATACTGGTCAAAGGTACCATGGCGGTTCCTTCTGAGCACCTAG
- a CDS encoding O-antigen ligase family protein produces the protein MAMYLPILLSGLLSSNHRLGFEIIRLWLPVLLIPPIIAASQELTGKEFRFLLWLFILSTLIVTILGTYNYLTGDTADIRKISPFISHIRLALMVNLALAIMVYFIVHQPPTKTLAILLHLFVLLWFLFFLFLLASFTGILMLVLLIVLIAIKYLFGLGSVARFVTITGLSTLIFLMLSYLLHKYDSMNTIRLSPENSPKTTTVNGNPYQHDVLSKETENGYLVNINICEDELRNEWPERSNLLYDGTDKKGQPLRSTLIRYLTSAGLTKDSVGLSHLDSADIALVELGYTNTIFKKKATGFESRLYEFFYELNKFRQSGTLTGGSVLRRLIYARAAWHVIKGSPILGVGYGDLPTAMNQFYDIYKVDLPQSYRFMPHNQYLTIWASAGIIGLAVFLLSLALPFLFSSNLKAMPVLYFWIMVLISMLFEDTMLTHTGISFVAVFSAFFLFGHSFPIVKKEDYAAR, from the coding sequence ATGGCAATGTATTTACCTATCCTGCTTAGCGGATTGCTTTCCAGTAATCATCGTTTAGGCTTTGAGATTATCCGCCTTTGGCTGCCTGTTCTACTGATACCACCAATTATTGCTGCTTCCCAGGAATTAACCGGTAAGGAGTTTAGGTTTTTACTCTGGCTTTTTATTCTTTCCACTTTAATAGTTACAATACTAGGTACCTACAATTACCTTACCGGCGATACAGCCGATATTAGAAAAATATCGCCGTTCATATCGCATATTAGGCTTGCACTGATGGTAAATCTTGCCCTTGCAATCATGGTTTACTTTATTGTACATCAACCGCCAACGAAAACCCTTGCCATACTGCTTCATCTCTTTGTTTTGTTATGGTTTCTGTTTTTCCTCTTTCTCTTGGCTTCGTTTACCGGCATTTTAATGCTAGTTCTTTTGATAGTGCTAATTGCTATAAAGTATCTGTTTGGGCTTGGCTCTGTTGCTCGCTTTGTTACTATTACTGGTTTATCAACATTGATTTTTCTTATGTTATCGTACTTATTGCACAAGTATGATAGCATGAATACCATTAGGCTTAGCCCGGAAAATAGCCCAAAAACTACTACAGTAAATGGAAATCCTTACCAACACGATGTGTTATCCAAGGAAACGGAGAATGGGTATCTTGTAAATATCAACATTTGCGAAGATGAACTACGGAACGAGTGGCCTGAACGGAGCAATCTATTGTACGATGGAACCGATAAAAAGGGCCAACCCTTAAGGAGCACCTTAATACGCTACTTAACATCGGCAGGGCTTACAAAGGACTCTGTCGGATTAAGTCACCTCGATTCGGCCGATATTGCTTTAGTTGAACTTGGGTATACAAATACAATTTTCAAAAAGAAGGCAACAGGTTTTGAGAGCCGACTCTACGAGTTTTTCTATGAACTTAATAAGTTCAGGCAATCAGGCACACTAACAGGAGGTTCTGTTCTTCGCCGTTTGATTTATGCCCGTGCGGCATGGCACGTTATTAAGGGGAGCCCTATACTTGGTGTTGGTTACGGCGATTTGCCTACTGCCATGAACCAATTCTATGATATTTATAAGGTTGATTTACCACAGAGCTACCGGTTTATGCCTCACAATCAGTACTTAACAATTTGGGCTTCGGCAGGAATTATCGGGTTAGCAGTTTTCCTGCTCTCGCTAGCTCTACCCTTTTTATTTTCGTCGAATCTAAAGGCAATGCCAGTACTCTATTTTTGGATAATGGTTCTGATTTCGATGCTTTTTGAGGATACCATGCTTACCCATACAGGCATATCATTTGTAGCGGTCTTCAGTGCGTTTTTCCTTTTTGGGCATAGTTTTCCAATAGTAAAGAAAGAAGATTATGCGGCTCGATAG
- a CDS encoding SpoIIE family protein phosphatase — protein sequence MKANNALSWKILILLLLNWLAISGFAQKGIPFITNFTLPVSMSTDNYQVVQGDNNMIYVLNQNGIFSFDGYNWEHLPVGGQPMAITYLDKLFVGGDKVLGYFKKNLNGINVFVPIEQNRTELFYLFHHFNNILYAAGVDGIYKIRRVEPYRVENYYTERDSTQIITDMFSVGEQLFIVKNKSAFFRVYKQDATQINTSVLGNSEILFSFKHNNEQIIGTSSNRVFKFDGKTFSPIILKDQNYIDASYLTSGISFDDKSIALSTLIGGCVIVNTITGETSHIINYSSGLPDDEVNAMGKDSNGGLWLVHGMGISRVDLSVPISSYHHISGLQGNILSTVKFNGSLYVGTSDGLYRLTEVQNYSTKTIQFTTQKPVVKKVKQAVQPQPPQEPEKDQQTAAKKKGLFARIFGGERAEQMPMEPSQIHTNEIETEQIEYEKKVIKKKERLLLSSNFIYQKISGISGKISALQTWNNNLLIASSTGLYYIGIADPKPIIPSQYIFSINPSVFDKNVLYIGSWGTLYRIKYEGGNLNPRAVLKLNNEKITSVSEITESEIVFTTDYKVYKATNINSGNPKLIPISEGKYSVVSPVVRKLGAEYLIITPTWVFKFYHTADSIGAHPEYAQQTNYKAFYSSPEQTWLRAGQIWYPFPKTEQNQRIAKYIGLLDRVNSISYADSNEVWVVNGFSQLYKIYPTKQNDTLKAVNLFVKQVLDKSGNNLNTNYVELEANNNAFKIKLGAPFYLKEKGVEYQFKLKGLMSEWSDWGNVPEKDFPYFPPGNHVLQIRARDAMNNISDIKEYSFSVTPPIYQTIWFYSLVAAIAVTLIVVIIRAREKNLIKEKQILEQKVKERTKTIEEQKNAIEKQRDELKVLNQEILQQKEEIEAQRDEITSQRDQIISQNQDIIKSISYARRIQTAVMPSKEVADMILKDYFILLKPRDIVSGDFYWMTQKGSKIIVAAADCTGHGVPGAFMSLLGITLLTEIVKNTNDVRPHILLNELRTNIKKALAQVGKENETKDGMDVALSVIDYDTSTLLFAGAYNPLYLIRDRKLIEYKGDKMPVGVHINEVESFTLHEIEIKKNDCIYMFSDGYVDQFGGPDNRKFMSKNFKELLLSISEKDMSEQKTILDDTIDQWIGPHDQLDDILVMGIRL from the coding sequence ATGAAAGCAAATAATGCACTATCCTGGAAAATCCTGATTTTACTGCTGTTGAACTGGTTAGCAATTTCGGGGTTTGCACAAAAAGGAATTCCTTTTATTACCAACTTCACGCTCCCGGTGAGCATGAGCACTGATAACTATCAGGTTGTTCAGGGTGATAACAATATGATATATGTTCTTAACCAGAACGGCATTTTCAGTTTCGATGGGTACAACTGGGAACACCTGCCAGTTGGTGGGCAACCCATGGCAATTACTTATTTAGATAAACTATTTGTAGGTGGCGATAAGGTTCTGGGTTACTTTAAGAAAAATTTGAATGGAATAAATGTTTTTGTTCCCATAGAGCAGAATAGAACTGAATTGTTTTACCTTTTTCATCACTTTAACAATATTCTTTACGCTGCCGGCGTTGATGGCATTTATAAAATTCGAAGAGTTGAACCTTACAGGGTTGAAAATTACTATACCGAGAGGGATAGTACCCAAATCATTACCGATATGTTTAGTGTGGGTGAACAATTATTCATTGTAAAAAACAAATCGGCTTTTTTTAGGGTTTACAAACAGGATGCAACACAAATAAATACTTCAGTTCTGGGGAATAGCGAGATACTGTTCTCATTTAAACATAACAATGAACAAATTATTGGAACAAGTTCCAATAGAGTTTTCAAATTTGACGGAAAAACATTCTCGCCAATCATTTTAAAAGACCAGAATTACATTGATGCCAGCTACTTAACAAGCGGTATCTCATTTGATGATAAGTCAATTGCATTATCCACATTAATTGGCGGATGTGTAATTGTAAATACCATTACCGGCGAAACAAGCCATATCATTAACTACTCCAGCGGTTTACCCGATGATGAAGTTAACGCAATGGGTAAGGACAGCAACGGAGGACTTTGGTTAGTACATGGAATGGGAATTTCCAGGGTTGATTTATCTGTCCCTATTTCGTCGTACCACCACATTTCGGGATTGCAGGGAAATATTCTATCTACAGTAAAGTTTAATGGTTCATTATACGTGGGAACCAGCGATGGGCTATATAGGTTAACTGAAGTACAGAATTACTCTACCAAAACCATTCAGTTCACTACCCAAAAACCCGTTGTAAAAAAAGTAAAACAAGCTGTTCAGCCGCAACCCCCTCAGGAACCTGAAAAAGACCAACAGACAGCTGCAAAGAAAAAAGGCTTATTTGCCAGAATCTTTGGTGGGGAACGAGCAGAGCAAATGCCAATGGAACCTAGCCAAATCCATACCAATGAAATTGAAACAGAGCAAATAGAATACGAAAAAAAAGTAATCAAAAAGAAAGAGCGCTTGTTGCTCTCAAGCAACTTTATTTACCAGAAAATTAGTGGAATAAGTGGTAAAATTAGCGCGCTTCAGACCTGGAACAATAATCTTTTAATAGCGTCGAGCACCGGATTATACTATATCGGCATTGCTGATCCAAAGCCCATTATTCCCAGCCAATATATTTTTAGCATCAATCCAAGTGTTTTCGACAAAAATGTCCTATACATTGGTTCGTGGGGAACACTTTACCGAATTAAATACGAAGGAGGCAATTTAAACCCAAGGGCGGTATTAAAACTTAACAACGAAAAAATTACATCGGTTTCGGAGATAACCGAATCGGAAATAGTATTTACAACCGATTATAAAGTGTACAAAGCAACTAATATTAACTCAGGTAACCCCAAACTGATTCCCATTTCCGAAGGTAAATACTCGGTTGTATCGCCTGTTGTACGAAAGTTAGGTGCTGAATACCTGATTATTACCCCTACTTGGGTATTTAAGTTTTACCATACTGCCGATAGCATTGGTGCACATCCCGAATATGCCCAACAAACCAATTACAAGGCATTCTACTCTAGCCCCGAGCAAACCTGGTTAAGAGCCGGACAGATATGGTACCCCTTCCCAAAAACGGAACAGAATCAAAGGATTGCAAAGTACATAGGACTGCTTGACCGGGTTAACTCTATAAGCTATGCCGATAGCAACGAGGTTTGGGTGGTAAATGGTTTTAGCCAGCTATACAAAATCTACCCAACCAAGCAAAACGATACCCTTAAAGCGGTTAACCTTTTCGTAAAACAGGTTTTGGATAAATCCGGGAATAATCTTAACACCAATTACGTTGAGCTGGAAGCTAACAACAACGCATTTAAGATTAAGCTGGGTGCACCCTTCTACCTGAAGGAGAAAGGCGTGGAATACCAGTTCAAGCTTAAAGGGCTTATGTCCGAGTGGTCCGACTGGGGTAATGTTCCGGAAAAAGACTTCCCATACTTCCCTCCGGGAAACCACGTCCTGCAGATTCGTGCCCGCGACGCCATGAATAATATCAGCGATATTAAGGAGTACTCGTTTAGCGTTACCCCTCCAATCTACCAAACAATTTGGTTTTACTCACTGGTTGCAGCCATTGCTGTTACCCTTATTGTAGTAATTATTAGAGCTAGGGAGAAAAACCTCATCAAGGAAAAACAAATCCTTGAACAAAAGGTAAAGGAAAGGACAAAAACCATTGAGGAGCAAAAGAACGCCATTGAGAAACAGCGCGATGAGCTTAAAGTGTTGAACCAGGAAATTCTTCAGCAGAAGGAGGAAATTGAAGCGCAACGCGATGAAATAACATCGCAACGTGACCAAATAATATCGCAGAACCAGGATATCATTAAGAGTATTTCGTATGCCCGACGAATACAAACAGCCGTAATGCCAAGTAAGGAAGTTGCCGACATGATACTTAAGGATTACTTTATTTTACTTAAACCCCGCGATATTGTTAGTGGCGATTTCTACTGGATGACCCAGAAGGGGAGCAAAATAATTGTAGCCGCTGCCGATTGTACCGGGCATGGAGTACCCGGCGCATTTATGAGCTTGCTGGGAATTACCCTCCTTACCGAGATTGTTAAAAACACCAACGATGTTCGCCCTCACATTCTGCTGAATGAGTTAAGAACCAATATCAAAAAAGCCCTAGCGCAGGTGGGCAAGGAAAACGAAACAAAAGATGGAATGGACGTTGCCCTAAGCGTAATTGATTACGATACTAGCACCCTCCTGTTTGCCGGTGCGTACAATCCGCTCTACCTGATTAGAGACAGAAAATTGATTGAGTACAAGGGTGATAAAATGCCTGTTGGAGTACATATAAACGAGGTAGAATCATTTACCCTTCATGAGATTGAGATAAAAAAGAACGATTGCATATACATGTTCTCCGATGGATATGTTGACCAGTTTGGCGGGCCCGATAACCGCAAGTTTATGTCAAAGAACTTCAAGGAACTTTTGCTTAGTATTTCCGAAAAGGATATGTCAGAGCAAAAAACAATTCTTGACGATACCATTGACCAATGGATTGGCCCCCACGACCAACTCGACGATATTCTGGTAATGGGAATACGGCTATAG
- the meaB gene encoding methylmalonyl Co-A mutase-associated GTPase MeaB — MEQKKKEEKSALIVNPGIEQPPMVNEDAIKRFKAKKRKLLSAEEYMDGIKNGNIPILSQAITLIESSLPQHQELARELVEQCLPLSGRSVRIGITGVPGVGKSTFIEALGSTITAQGHKLAVLAVDPSSERSKGSILGDKTRMESLSADPNAFIRPSPSAGSLGGVARKTRETIILCEAAGFDTIFIETVGVGQSEVAVHSMVDFFLLLMLAGAGDELQGIKRGIMEMADMIAITKADGSNIQKAKLAQAEYQNALHLFPATESGWVPQAVTCSSVNKTGILEIWSTINQYMAFTKANGYFSHRRSQQAKYWMYETINEELKNRFYHSTQVSTMIKWIEHEVTHNKLSSFAAAQKLIDVYFEQNGNK, encoded by the coding sequence ATGGAACAGAAAAAGAAAGAGGAGAAAAGCGCACTTATAGTAAATCCGGGCATTGAACAGCCACCCATGGTGAATGAGGATGCCATTAAACGTTTCAAGGCTAAAAAGCGAAAGCTGCTGAGCGCTGAGGAGTATATGGATGGTATAAAGAATGGTAATATTCCCATACTCAGCCAGGCCATTACCCTTATTGAGAGTTCGCTTCCGCAGCATCAGGAGCTGGCAAGGGAACTGGTTGAGCAATGCCTCCCCCTTTCGGGTCGTTCGGTTAGGATTGGTATAACCGGTGTTCCCGGAGTTGGTAAAAGCACTTTCATTGAGGCGCTGGGAAGCACCATAACCGCTCAGGGACACAAGCTGGCCGTGCTGGCCGTTGACCCAAGCAGCGAGCGGAGCAAGGGAAGCATACTTGGCGATAAAACCCGCATGGAGTCCCTTAGCGCCGATCCCAATGCATTCATCAGGCCTTCGCCCTCGGCGGGTTCACTGGGCGGGGTTGCCCGCAAAACGCGCGAGACCATTATTCTTTGCGAAGCTGCCGGTTTCGATACTATATTTATCGAAACGGTTGGTGTTGGGCAAAGCGAGGTGGCGGTTCATTCCATGGTCGATTTCTTTCTGCTGCTTATGCTCGCCGGTGCCGGCGATGAACTCCAGGGAATTAAGCGCGGCATAATGGAAATGGCCGATATGATTGCCATTACCAAAGCCGATGGAAGCAACATCCAAAAGGCAAAACTTGCTCAGGCCGAGTACCAGAACGCCCTACACCTTTTCCCTGCCACGGAATCGGGATGGGTACCCCAAGCGGTTACATGCTCATCGGTTAACAAAACAGGTATATTGGAGATTTGGAGTACCATAAACCAGTACATGGCATTTACCAAGGCAAATGGCTACTTTAGCCACAGGCGAAGCCAGCAGGCAAAGTACTGGATGTACGAAACCATAAACGAGGAGCTGAAAAACCGTTTTTACCACAGCACACAGGTGAGTACCATGATTAAATGGATTGAGCACGAGGTTACTCATAACAAGCTTAGCTCATTTGCGGCCGCACAAAAACTAATCGATGTGTATTTTGAACAGAATGGTAATAAGTAG
- the thiF gene encoding sulfur carrier protein ThiS adenylyltransferase ThiF, which produces MTFDEIKQRLKHYTVGIAGAGGLGSNVAMHLTRVGIGKLVVADFDVVQESNLNRQFYFRHQLGAKKVEALKTNLLAINPELNIVIHSIKLDALSIKEIFSDVDIMVEAFDRAEMKEVIAEVFQTEYPNIPLVMGNGMAGWGKSNEMRVNRFGNLYICGDGVSEIADELPPLSPRVGICAAMQANVVLELLLGSK; this is translated from the coding sequence ATGACCTTTGATGAGATAAAACAACGTTTAAAGCACTACACGGTTGGCATTGCCGGTGCAGGTGGACTTGGCAGTAATGTAGCCATGCACCTCACGCGGGTTGGCATTGGAAAGCTGGTAGTTGCCGACTTTGATGTAGTTCAGGAAAGCAACCTGAACAGGCAGTTCTACTTCAGGCACCAGCTTGGCGCCAAAAAGGTTGAGGCGCTAAAAACAAACCTTTTAGCCATAAACCCGGAACTTAACATAGTAATACACAGTATTAAACTCGATGCCCTAAGCATCAAGGAAATTTTTAGTGATGTTGATATTATGGTTGAGGCCTTTGACAGGGCCGAAATGAAAGAGGTAATTGCCGAGGTTTTCCAAACCGAATACCCCAACATTCCCCTGGTAATGGGCAATGGTATGGCCGGTTGGGGTAAATCGAACGAAATGCGGGTTAACCGGTTTGGCAACCTTTACATCTGCGGCGATGGAGTATCGGAGATTGCCGATGAACTACCTCCCCTCTCGCCCAGGGTGGGTATCTGTGCAGCCATGCAGGCCAACGTGGTTTTGGAATTGCTGTTGGGTAGCAAGTAG
- a CDS encoding riboflavin synthase, whose protein sequence is MFSGIVEEPAKVVALEREKENLHITLTCSFVNDLKIDQSVSHNGVCLTVVKKDNATYTVTAIKETLEKSNLGQLKVGDKVNVERSMKIDSLLDGHMVQGHVDQTAVCTDVQEADGSWYYTFEYDPSKGNITVEKGSIAVNGVSLTVVNSRENSFQVAIIPYTYEHTNFHEIKKGTVVNLEFDIVGKYITKILKQYLESGQLNRLTGK, encoded by the coding sequence ATGTTTTCAGGAATAGTTGAGGAACCGGCAAAAGTGGTTGCGTTGGAGCGGGAAAAGGAGAACCTGCATATCACCCTAACCTGCTCGTTTGTAAATGATTTAAAGATTGACCAGAGCGTTTCGCACAATGGCGTTTGTTTAACTGTAGTGAAAAAGGACAACGCTACTTACACTGTTACCGCCATTAAGGAAACCCTTGAGAAATCGAACCTGGGGCAACTCAAGGTAGGCGATAAGGTTAACGTGGAACGCAGCATGAAAATCGATAGCCTGCTCGATGGGCATATGGTACAAGGCCATGTTGACCAAACTGCCGTTTGCACCGATGTTCAGGAAGCCGATGGTAGCTGGTACTACACCTTTGAGTACGACCCCTCCAAGGGGAATATTACCGTTGAAAAGGGTTCAATTGCCGTAAACGGCGTAAGCTTAACGGTGGTTAACTCCCGTGAGAACTCGTTTCAGGTGGCTATAATCCCCTATACATACGAGCATACCAACTTTCATGAAATTAAGAAAGGAACCGTTGTAAACCTGGAGTTCGATATTGTTGGTAAATACATCACCAAAATACTTAAGCAGTACCTGGAATCGGGCCAGCTTAACAGGCTTACCGGCAAGTAA